In Shewanella psychrotolerans, the genomic stretch GAAAAATTGCTTTTCCAAGTAGAGCAAAAGATAAAATTACGATAAATGTAATAATGAGTGCTTTCGATGCAATTTTAATTTGCTCGGCTTTGCTTTTACCGCCGACCAGACCAGCAAAAGCAGCGGTATTAGCAATAGGGTTCATGATCGCAAAAAAACCTAAAAAGACGGTGATCACTTGAGTATATAGATCATTCATTCGGTTACCATTTCTCTTATAGAGCTAACATTTTATTATGCAGGTATTTTGCCCTGTAAATACTTAATTAGCCAGAAGTGCTGGCATGAATTATTGGTTCAGAATATCTTCGATCCAATTTAACTTGACCACTGCACCATCTTACGATGTGCGCTTGTAAGAGGTTCACAGCATAAGATGCTATTAGTGCGCATGCGCATTTCCCCAAATCGATTATCTAGCTAGATTTAAAATTAAATGACTAACTCTAAAGCTTTTTGCTCTAAAATTTTTTATTTTCATCCATACAAAAAGCACACACCGATATCGACTTAAAATCACTTAACACTCACACAATCTAAATTCGGCTGTATGCCAGTCCAATATACCGCCAAATCGAAGAGACGATAGATACCGAGTGTAGATACGCCGGTGAGCTTCCGAAACAGGGATGTTTCGGCAGAGCCTAAAGGGACTTATTCACGGCGTCTCACAGGGGTATCTGCACATCCCTCGCCGGGCAGGCGTTAGATGGCGATGAAGTTACGCCTTCAAACACTCTGCCCAACACCGACTAAACAAAACGCTACCCAAACAAAATACAACCCACCGAAACTCAAACAAAAATACCGCCTTCATTTAAAGACAAAAAAGGCCTCCGAGGAGGCCTTTTTGACTTAGGGTAAAGCTTACAGGCGGATGCCCGCTTTTTCTAAGTCTTTAGCAGTTACGCTACGTGGAAGTGGTACATAACCATCTTTCTCAACGATTTTTTGACCTTGCTTAGACAAGATAAAGCGAAGGAACTCACGCTCAAGTGGCGCTAAATCTTTGTTTGGATGCTTGTTCACATAAACATATAGGTAACGTGAAAGTGGGTAGCTACCGTCAGCGGCGTTCGCAGCAGATGCTTCGATAAAGTCATTGCCTTTCTTAGAGATAGCGACCGCTTTAACGCCTGCAGTCTTATAACCGATACCAGAGTAACCGATAGCATTTAGTGACTGAGAAACAGATTGCACTACAGATGCAGAACCTGGTTGCTCGTTAACATTAGCCTTGAAGTCACCTTTACAAAGTGCTTTCTTCTTGAAGTAACCGTAAGTACCAGATACTGAGTTACGACCATATAGCTGTACGTCTTTAGCAGACCAGTCACCTTCTAGACCCACATCCCCCCAGCGCTGTACATCGCTACCGCCACACTTATGTGTTGCAGAGAAGATGCCGTCGATCTGCTCAATGCTTAGGCCTTTGATTGGGTTATCTTTGTGTACGAATACTGCTAATGCATCTATAGCAACACGAATTTGTGTTGGCTGGTAGCCGTAATGCTTTTCGAACGCTTCAACTTCGTTAGGCTTCATCTTGCGACTCATTGGGCCGAACTGTGAAGTTCCTTCAGTTAATGCTGGTGGCGCAGTAGATGAACCAGCAGCTTGAATTTGGATATTAACGTTAGGGTACATCTCTTTATATTCTTCAGCCCATAACGTCATCATGTTAGCTAGCGTGTCAGAACCTACAGAAGATAGGTTACCCGATACACCACTGCTCTTTTCATAAGTTGGTAGTGATGGATCGATAGAAGCCATTGCGGCTACTGAAAATACACTAGCGGCTGTTAAACTCACCGCACCGACAAGCTGTTTA encodes the following:
- a CDS encoding PstS family phosphate ABC transporter substrate-binding protein translates to MKLKQLVGAVSLTAASVFSVAAMASIDPSLPTYEKSSGVSGNLSSVGSDTLANMMTLWAEEYKEMYPNVNIQIQAAGSSTAPPALTEGTSQFGPMSRKMKPNEVEAFEKHYGYQPTQIRVAIDALAVFVHKDNPIKGLSIEQIDGIFSATHKCGGSDVQRWGDVGLEGDWSAKDVQLYGRNSVSGTYGYFKKKALCKGDFKANVNEQPGSASVVQSVSQSLNAIGYSGIGYKTAGVKAVAISKKGNDFIEASAANAADGSYPLSRYLYVYVNKHPNKDLAPLEREFLRFILSKQGQKIVEKDGYVPLPRSVTAKDLEKAGIRL